A portion of the Pectobacterium brasiliense genome contains these proteins:
- the queA gene encoding tRNA preQ1(34) S-adenosylmethionine ribosyltransferase-isomerase QueA has protein sequence MRVTDFSFELPESLIAHYPQAERSGCRLLSLDGPTGNLTHGVFTDLLDKLNPGDLLVFNNTRVIPARLFGRKASGGKLEVLVERVLDDHRVLAHVRASKAPKPGTELLLGDDESVKATMTARHDALFELHFDDARDVLSILNDIGHMPLPPYIDRPDEDADRELYQTVYSQRPGAVAAPTAGLHFDEPMLAALREKGIDMAFVTLHVGAGTFQPVRVDTIEDHIMHAEYAEVPQDVVDAVLACKARGNRVIAVGTTSVRSLESAAQASQNAAIEPFFGDTKIFIYPGYHYRIIDALVTNFHLPESTLIMLVSAFAGYQNTMSAYRQAVAEQYRFFSYGDAMFITHNPMAEQENVG, from the coding sequence ATGCGTGTTACCGATTTTTCGTTTGAACTTCCTGAATCATTGATTGCCCATTATCCACAAGCGGAACGCAGTGGTTGCCGCCTGCTATCGCTGGACGGGCCGACGGGAAATTTGACGCACGGCGTGTTTACCGATTTGCTGGATAAACTGAATCCCGGCGATCTGCTGGTGTTCAACAATACGCGCGTGATTCCTGCTCGTCTGTTTGGTCGTAAAGCCAGCGGCGGCAAACTGGAAGTACTGGTTGAGCGTGTGTTGGATGACCATCGGGTGCTAGCACACGTTCGGGCGTCAAAAGCGCCGAAACCGGGTACGGAACTGCTGCTGGGCGATGACGAAAGCGTCAAGGCCACGATGACCGCTCGCCACGATGCGTTATTCGAGCTGCATTTCGATGATGCTCGCGATGTTCTTTCGATCCTGAATGATATCGGCCACATGCCTTTGCCACCGTATATCGACAGACCTGATGAAGATGCCGACCGTGAGCTTTATCAGACGGTGTATAGCCAACGTCCAGGCGCCGTAGCGGCACCGACGGCGGGCTTGCACTTTGATGAGCCGATGTTGGCCGCGCTACGCGAGAAAGGCATCGACATGGCGTTCGTTACGCTGCACGTAGGGGCGGGGACTTTCCAGCCTGTACGCGTCGATACGATTGAAGATCACATCATGCACGCCGAATATGCTGAAGTACCGCAGGATGTTGTCGATGCCGTGCTCGCGTGCAAGGCACGCGGAAATCGAGTGATCGCCGTTGGTACTACCTCGGTACGTTCACTGGAAAGTGCCGCGCAGGCCAGCCAGAACGCGGCGATCGAACCGTTCTTCGGCGATACCAAAATTTTTATCTATCCGGGCTATCATTACCGCATTATCGATGCGCTGGTGACCAATTTCCATTTACCCGAATCGACATTAATCATGCTGGTATCGGCCTTTGCCGGTTACCAGAATACGATGTCTGCCTACCGCCAGGCGGTGGCAGAGCAATATCGTTTTTTCAGCTACGGTGATGCGATGTTTATTACGCACAATCCGATGGCCGAACAGGAAAACGTGGGCTAA
- a CDS encoding Cro/CI family transcriptional regulator: MNRMTLEDYAKIHGQAKAAKDFGVIQCAISKAIRAGRNIFVTVQQDGSISGEEVKPFPSSKK, encoded by the coding sequence ATGAATCGAATGACTCTTGAGGATTACGCCAAGATCCATGGGCAAGCGAAAGCAGCAAAAGATTTTGGCGTGATTCAGTGCGCAATCAGTAAAGCCATCAGAGCGGGCAGGAACATTTTCGTCACCGTTCAACAGGATGGAAGCATTAGCGGGGAAGAAGTTAAACCCTTCCCAAGCAGCAAGAAATAG
- a CDS encoding DUF1367 family protein, with protein MQIEMVKNAGGVFCPAFEHDLPRLTKFKNGEMYTAEFKLTRNPAFHRKAFAFFNFCFQHWSADRAGLENMDEATQFDRFRKDLTILAGFYEQTVRLNGDIRTEAKSLAYANMDPDEFERCYSALINSAIKHVFAGTRDENILNRLQNFF; from the coding sequence TTGCAAATCGAAATGGTCAAAAATGCCGGTGGCGTTTTCTGTCCAGCTTTCGAACATGACTTACCCCGTCTGACTAAGTTCAAAAATGGCGAGATGTACACCGCCGAATTCAAGTTAACCAGAAACCCAGCCTTTCACCGCAAAGCTTTCGCCTTTTTCAACTTCTGCTTTCAGCACTGGAGCGCTGACCGGGCAGGCCTTGAGAACATGGACGAGGCTACACAGTTTGACCGCTTCCGAAAAGACCTGACGATACTCGCCGGGTTCTATGAGCAAACGGTAAGGCTAAACGGTGATATCCGCACAGAGGCTAAGAGCCTGGCATACGCGAACATGGATCCAGACGAGTTCGAACGCTGTTACAGCGCATTAATCAACTCCGCCATTAAACACGTTTTCGCCGGAACGAGAGACGAAAACATTCTCAATAGGCTACAGAATTTCTTCTGA
- a CDS encoding CII family transcriptional regulator, which produces MERARYRKKAQRIESQLLGKLAVFGQSKFASLMGVHESTVSRMKESFFSQASLALAILEYGVDDNEIVELARRFAAVLTKKKSPLAGEDSEQITIDF; this is translated from the coding sequence ATGGAACGCGCAAGATACAGAAAGAAGGCTCAACGCATTGAGTCTCAATTACTAGGGAAACTGGCCGTATTCGGTCAATCAAAATTCGCATCATTGATGGGTGTTCATGAATCGACAGTAAGCCGGATGAAAGAGAGTTTTTTCAGTCAGGCGTCGTTAGCACTGGCGATATTGGAATACGGCGTTGATGACAACGAGATAGTGGAGTTAGCGCGGAGATTTGCTGCTGTGCTGACAAAGAAAAAATCCCCACTGGCGGGTGAGGATTCTGAACAGATAACTATCGATTTCTGA
- a CDS encoding peroxiredoxin C, giving the protein MVLVTRQAPDFTAAAVLGSGEIVENFNLKKHINGKAAVIFFWPMDFTFVCPSELIAFDHRYSEFKKRGVEVVGVSFDSEFVHNAWRKTPVDKGGIGEVQYAMVADIKREIQKAYGIEHPEAGVALRGSFLIDKNGVVRHQVVNDLPLGRNIDEMLRTVDALQFHEEHGEVCPAQWEKGKSGMGASPDGVAKYLSENADKL; this is encoded by the coding sequence ATGGTCCTGGTAACTCGTCAAGCCCCAGACTTCACCGCAGCTGCCGTTTTAGGCAGTGGCGAAATCGTCGAAAATTTCAACCTGAAGAAGCACATCAACGGTAAAGCTGCCGTGATCTTCTTCTGGCCGATGGACTTCACCTTCGTTTGTCCGTCAGAGCTGATTGCTTTCGATCACCGCTATTCCGAGTTCAAGAAACGCGGTGTAGAAGTGGTTGGCGTTTCCTTCGACTCCGAGTTTGTTCACAACGCATGGCGTAAAACCCCTGTGGACAAAGGCGGCATCGGCGAAGTGCAATACGCGATGGTTGCTGACATCAAGCGCGAAATCCAGAAGGCCTACGGTATTGAGCACCCAGAAGCCGGTGTTGCACTGCGTGGTTCTTTCCTGATCGACAAAAACGGCGTAGTTCGTCACCAGGTGGTGAACGATCTGCCGCTGGGCCGTAACATTGATGAAATGCTGCGTACCGTTGATGCCCTGCAATTCCACGAAGAGCACGGCGAAGTGTGCCCGGCGCAGTGGGAAAAAGGGAAATCCGGTATGGGCGCGTCACCAGACGGCGTAGCGAAATACCTGTCTGAGAACGCAGACAAGCTGTAA
- a CDS encoding LexA family protein: METKKTLTREQLEAARKLKALYQSKKKELNVTQYTIADELGISQGAVGHYLNGRIALNVPVASGFSRILQIPISEFSPELARDAASYASTVDSNVAFHGIHDPKGEYPVISWVSAGEWSEAIEPYHRRAIDRWYGTTVDCSDSSFWLDVKGDSMTSPVGLSIPEGMVILVDPEVEPINGKLVVAKLDGENEATFKKYVEDAGHKFLKPLNPQYPLITINGNCRIIGVVVDAKIANLP; the protein is encoded by the coding sequence ATGGAAACGAAAAAGACACTGACGAGAGAACAGCTTGAGGCGGCTAGAAAGCTGAAGGCTCTGTATCAGTCGAAGAAAAAAGAATTGAACGTTACGCAATACACTATTGCTGACGAGCTAGGAATATCGCAGGGTGCGGTAGGTCACTACCTGAACGGCAGGATCGCGCTTAATGTACCTGTCGCATCGGGGTTTTCCAGAATACTCCAGATACCGATATCAGAATTTAGTCCTGAACTCGCACGGGACGCAGCATCATACGCGAGCACAGTTGATTCCAATGTTGCGTTCCATGGGATTCACGATCCGAAGGGTGAGTATCCGGTCATTAGCTGGGTAAGCGCCGGAGAGTGGTCAGAGGCTATTGAACCCTACCACCGCAGAGCTATTGATCGGTGGTACGGAACCACTGTTGATTGCTCTGATAGCTCGTTTTGGCTGGATGTAAAAGGCGACTCTATGACCTCACCTGTTGGCCTGAGCATCCCTGAAGGGATGGTAATCCTCGTTGACCCAGAGGTTGAACCCATTAACGGCAAGCTGGTTGTTGCAAAGCTGGATGGCGAGAACGAAGCGACGTTTAAGAAGTATGTTGAAGACGCTGGTCATAAATTTTTAAAGCCGCTAAATCCACAATACCCATTAATCACAATTAACGGCAACTGCCGAATTATCGGTGTTGTTGTAGATGCGAAGATAGCCAATCTCCCCTAA
- a CDS encoding mechanosensitive ion channel family protein has translation MQQNLALWLREAGIQHASLIALLIVLGLILLISAVIHLIFHQVVLKRMVLRSLNKPGKTEGRGWKQALTQHNLFNRLAFLLQGVILNIQVFVWLPSQSETREALIICSQVWIMVFALLSLFSLLDVLLNVSARTKVASQLPLRGIFQSLKLIATIVISIMVVSLLIGKSPLILISGLGAMAAVLMLVFKDPIMGLVAGIQLSANDMLTLGDWLEMPKYGADGAVIDIGLTTVKVRNWDNTVTTIPTYALVSDSFKNWRSMSESGGRRIKRSINIDTTSVHFMTEDEQARLLRSKLLSPYIQNKKSELEQHNAQSDSDLASPLNGRRLTNLGTFRAYLQVYLRTHSGIHKGMTLMVRQLAPTSEGVPLEIYAFTNTTAWVDYESIQSDIFDHIFAILPEFDLRIHQIPTGHDMRVMAQKMTTPEA, from the coding sequence ATGCAACAAAATCTCGCGCTATGGCTGAGAGAAGCTGGAATACAACACGCTAGCCTCATTGCGTTACTGATTGTTCTTGGGCTGATATTGCTCATTTCTGCCGTCATCCACCTGATTTTTCATCAGGTGGTGCTGAAAAGAATGGTACTACGCTCACTCAATAAGCCGGGGAAAACCGAAGGGCGCGGGTGGAAACAGGCGCTGACGCAACACAACTTGTTTAACCGGCTAGCCTTCTTGCTACAAGGGGTGATCCTGAATATTCAGGTCTTTGTGTGGCTTCCCTCTCAGAGTGAAACCCGTGAAGCGCTCATCATCTGTTCCCAGGTGTGGATCATGGTTTTTGCGCTGCTGTCCTTGTTCTCGCTCCTCGATGTGCTGCTCAACGTTTCCGCCCGAACCAAAGTCGCCAGCCAGCTGCCGCTGCGCGGTATTTTCCAGAGTCTGAAACTGATCGCCACCATCGTTATCAGTATTATGGTGGTATCACTGCTCATCGGGAAATCGCCGCTGATTCTAATCAGTGGGTTAGGCGCAATGGCCGCCGTCCTGATGTTGGTGTTCAAAGATCCGATTATGGGATTGGTCGCGGGCATCCAACTCTCCGCCAATGACATGTTAACGCTGGGAGACTGGCTCGAAATGCCGAAATACGGCGCTGACGGGGCCGTTATCGATATCGGACTAACAACGGTAAAAGTGAGAAACTGGGACAATACCGTCACCACCATTCCCACCTACGCGTTAGTCTCCGATTCTTTTAAGAATTGGCGCTCAATGTCCGAATCTGGGGGCAGGCGTATCAAGCGCAGTATCAATATCGATACCACCAGCGTGCATTTTATGACGGAAGACGAGCAGGCACGCTTGCTGCGCAGCAAGCTGCTGTCGCCTTATATTCAGAACAAGAAGAGTGAACTGGAGCAGCATAACGCCCAGTCCGACTCCGACCTGGCATCACCGCTGAACGGCCGGCGTTTGACGAATTTAGGCACGTTCCGCGCCTACCTTCAGGTTTATCTGCGCACCCATTCGGGTATTCATAAGGGGATGACGCTGATGGTGCGGCAGCTTGCGCCAACGTCAGAAGGGGTACCGCTGGAGATTTATGCGTTTACCAACACAACAGCCTGGGTCGATTATGAAAGCATTCAGTCTGATATTTTCGACCATATCTTTGCGATCTTACCGGAGTTCGATCTCCGCATTCATCAAATCCCAACCGGCCACGATATGCGGGTCATGGCGCAGAAAATGACTACACCGGAAGCGTAA
- a CDS encoding replication protein — protein MSVARISDYQKPRLEVVEHRVADTDDGFMRVANELTDSILMADLTARQLKVMLAIMRKTYGFNKAMDRLTNTQIAAMTGIHHTHVCVAKRQLIDRSFLIGSGQRVGINKHVSMWDMKSISQVSETLATSANKTLAKSANTHLPTQLNTKDNIQKTINTNTPLPPTGESAKGAKPSKRKSPPIKYDDYLNAYNDAVGDRLPHAVEANDERKRKLNALIKSLATPNLDGFKSYVRAFMAAARPFHFGENDRGWVANFDYLLQRKTLTKIREGTL, from the coding sequence ATGAGCGTCGCTAGGATATCAGACTACCAAAAACCTCGCCTTGAGGTTGTGGAGCATCGCGTGGCTGACACTGATGACGGTTTCATGCGCGTTGCCAACGAGCTTACAGACAGTATCCTGATGGCTGACTTAACAGCCAGGCAGTTGAAAGTAATGCTCGCCATCATGCGCAAGACCTACGGATTCAACAAAGCGATGGATCGCCTTACCAATACGCAGATAGCAGCCATGACAGGCATACACCACACGCATGTTTGTGTCGCTAAGCGCCAGCTTATTGACAGGAGTTTCCTAATTGGCAGCGGTCAGCGGGTTGGGATTAACAAGCATGTCTCCATGTGGGATATGAAGAGCATTAGCCAAGTCAGCGAAACATTAGCTACATCGGCTAATAAAACATTAGCCAAGTCAGCTAATACCCATTTGCCAACTCAGCTAAACACAAAAGACAATATTCAAAAGACAATAAATACAAATACCCCCTTACCCCCTACGGGTGAAAGTGCGAAGGGTGCCAAACCTTCAAAGCGAAAATCACCGCCAATCAAATACGATGATTACCTGAACGCCTACAACGATGCTGTGGGTGACAGGTTGCCTCACGCTGTAGAAGCCAATGACGAACGAAAGCGAAAACTGAATGCCCTGATTAAATCTTTGGCTACACCAAATCTCGATGGATTCAAATCCTATGTCAGGGCGTTTATGGCTGCTGCTAGGCCGTTCCACTTTGGCGAGAATGATCGTGGTTGGGTTGCGAATTTTGACTACCTGCTGCAAAGAAAAACGCTGACGAAAATCAGGGAGGGTACGCTATGA
- a CDS encoding tyrosine-type recombinase/integrase codes for MPIYRRGKTYWVDISTPDGERIRRSAGTTERAKAQEYHDKLKHEVWQVARIGKIADRTFEELIILALRDAEDQSCFENKQIYARYWLTVFDGRIISSISGEEITNKLPTHSTAKNCKLSNATRNRYRAFIIRALSLAVKSGWIRNMPYTSMQREPKVRVRWIEKSQARALIESLRLDWMKRVVSFALLTGARKGEIFSLKWDSVNLSRRIAIVTADNAKSGRARPLPLNDDAVKIINACGRDSDYVFSANGVRIVEINRTDFCNALRISGIADFRFHDLRHTWASWHVQNGTPLMTLKELGGWEKLEMVNKYAHLSTEHLRQFSGIVTFLAQSDTEESFHPSLSVVNI; via the coding sequence ATGCCGATCTACAGGAGAGGGAAAACGTATTGGGTTGACATATCAACGCCAGATGGGGAAAGAATTAGGCGATCTGCTGGCACCACGGAAAGAGCAAAGGCTCAAGAATATCACGACAAGTTGAAGCATGAAGTATGGCAAGTGGCGAGAATAGGGAAGATTGCTGATAGGACGTTTGAGGAGTTGATCATTCTCGCTCTGAGGGATGCAGAAGATCAGTCTTGCTTTGAGAACAAACAGATTTATGCCCGTTATTGGTTAACCGTCTTTGATGGCCGAATTATATCGTCTATCAGCGGAGAGGAGATAACAAACAAACTCCCGACACACTCTACAGCTAAGAATTGTAAGCTGTCGAATGCGACGAGAAACCGATATAGGGCATTCATCATACGGGCGCTCTCACTCGCGGTGAAGTCAGGATGGATCAGGAACATGCCGTACACATCAATGCAGAGAGAACCAAAGGTCAGGGTTCGCTGGATTGAGAAAAGTCAGGCGAGAGCTTTGATAGAATCCTTACGACTGGACTGGATGAAAAGGGTTGTGTCATTTGCACTGCTAACCGGGGCAAGAAAGGGAGAGATTTTTTCTCTTAAATGGGACAGTGTTAACTTGTCGAGACGGATCGCTATTGTTACGGCTGATAACGCAAAGTCAGGAAGGGCCCGCCCACTACCGCTTAATGATGATGCAGTGAAAATCATCAACGCATGCGGACGTGATTCTGACTATGTATTTTCTGCTAACGGCGTTAGGATTGTCGAGATAAACCGCACTGACTTTTGCAACGCGCTAAGAATTTCAGGAATAGCGGATTTCCGATTTCACGACTTGCGCCACACATGGGCAAGTTGGCATGTGCAGAACGGAACTCCGCTGATGACCCTGAAAGAATTGGGAGGATGGGAAAAGTTGGAAATGGTTAACAAGTACGCCCACCTGAGCACTGAGCACCTGAGACAATTTAGCGGAATTGTCACATTTTTGGCACAGAGCGACACGGAAGAAAGTTTTCATCCATCGCTATCAGTTGTAAATATCTGA
- a CDS encoding lambda exonuclease family protein, producing MIWHDIQQNTEEWEALRVGKATASNFGLIMANAGKAFGDPAKRYALQIALEQIKGCKSEFSFSNEHMERGHEQEPVARMLYEEMNFIDVDNGGFFDLVTYGDSPDGLVGDNGVIEIKSVIAPTHYATLKRGSFDPSYRWQLVGHLDCTGRDWVDFVSYCADFPEEKQLVVWRLTRDECAEEIDSLRERRNQFLSLVQEVKQSILQA from the coding sequence ATGATTTGGCATGATATTCAGCAGAACACAGAAGAATGGGAAGCGTTGCGAGTAGGTAAGGCGACAGCGTCTAATTTCGGGCTAATCATGGCTAACGCAGGAAAAGCGTTTGGCGACCCAGCAAAGCGATACGCTCTCCAGATTGCACTGGAGCAAATTAAGGGATGCAAGTCGGAATTCAGCTTCTCTAATGAACACATGGAGCGAGGCCACGAACAGGAGCCTGTGGCGAGAATGCTCTACGAAGAGATGAATTTCATCGACGTGGATAATGGCGGATTTTTCGATCTGGTCACATACGGAGATAGCCCAGATGGGTTAGTTGGTGATAATGGGGTGATAGAAATTAAATCCGTTATTGCCCCCACTCATTACGCAACACTGAAACGCGGCAGTTTCGACCCATCATATCGCTGGCAGCTAGTCGGGCATCTGGATTGCACAGGCCGTGATTGGGTTGATTTCGTCAGTTACTGCGCCGATTTTCCAGAGGAAAAGCAATTGGTGGTATGGCGATTGACGCGAGACGAATGCGCTGAAGAAATTGATTCTCTACGTGAAAGAAGAAATCAATTTTTATCTCTGGTTCAGGAAGTTAAGCAATCAATATTGCAGGCATAA
- a CDS encoding replicative DNA helicase translates to MRQDIEASVIGGLLVSGLTPDASEVLSTLTDECFSVPLYRDIYREIKNQAITRNLIDGLMVAEAMGEGNFANVMEAASKFPKAANLKGYARMVHGYHQVRQFVSLIDEAKSSIEQANSHEKALAVIAETMGKLPSLASDAGDIVPTHIGDLMDDYTVMLESRLKNGEQSTALRVGIDELDEITGGINPVDFVVVAARPGMGKTEFALKVSRGVAEQPYPNSDKKRGVLIFSMEMDSSQIIERQIADAGNLPVSSLRKPSRMGDEEWGRVSSGIGLLSGLDVWVVDASSLNVEKIRSIAERHKRSHPELSLIMVDYLGLIKKPTAERNDLAVAHISGSLKRMAKELKTPVLSLSQLSRDVEKRPNKRPVNADLRDSGSVEQDADSIIMLYRDAVYNPDSSAAPYAEIIVTKNRFGQLGTVYQLFKNGHFLPTDQDQARETCSVKQNTSGQKRYAKGADV, encoded by the coding sequence ATGAGACAGGATATCGAAGCCAGTGTAATCGGTGGTTTACTGGTTAGCGGGTTAACTCCTGATGCCAGCGAGGTTTTATCTACCCTGACTGACGAATGTTTCTCTGTGCCGCTCTACAGGGATATCTATCGGGAAATAAAAAATCAGGCGATCACTAGAAACCTGATTGACGGGCTGATGGTCGCCGAGGCGATGGGCGAGGGTAACTTTGCCAACGTCATGGAGGCGGCAAGCAAGTTCCCAAAAGCCGCAAACCTGAAAGGCTACGCTAGGATGGTTCACGGGTACCATCAGGTTCGTCAGTTTGTTTCGCTGATCGACGAGGCCAAATCATCAATCGAGCAGGCCAACAGCCACGAAAAAGCGCTGGCGGTGATAGCCGAAACGATGGGGAAACTTCCGTCATTGGCATCTGACGCTGGCGACATCGTTCCTACTCATATCGGCGATCTGATGGACGATTACACCGTTATGCTGGAGAGTCGCCTGAAGAACGGCGAACAATCCACGGCGTTACGCGTTGGGATCGATGAACTAGATGAGATCACTGGCGGTATAAATCCGGTGGATTTTGTCGTTGTAGCTGCGCGTCCCGGAATGGGTAAAACGGAATTCGCGTTGAAGGTTTCTCGTGGTGTAGCTGAGCAGCCTTACCCAAACAGCGATAAAAAACGTGGCGTCCTGATTTTCAGTATGGAAATGGACTCAAGCCAGATTATCGAACGTCAGATTGCTGATGCCGGAAATCTCCCCGTATCCAGTTTGCGAAAACCTTCACGTATGGGTGACGAGGAATGGGGAAGGGTATCTAGCGGTATTGGTTTGCTCTCTGGCCTTGATGTTTGGGTTGTTGACGCATCGTCGCTGAACGTTGAGAAAATCCGCTCTATCGCAGAACGACATAAGCGCTCTCACCCTGAGCTTTCGCTGATCATGGTCGATTATCTTGGCTTGATAAAAAAGCCAACGGCAGAGCGAAATGATCTAGCAGTTGCGCACATTTCTGGAAGCCTGAAGCGCATGGCGAAAGAGTTAAAAACTCCGGTTCTTTCCCTCAGCCAACTATCCCGCGATGTTGAAAAGCGCCCAAACAAGCGTCCTGTTAACGCAGACCTGCGCGACTCTGGAAGCGTTGAGCAGGACGCCGATAGCATCATCATGCTTTACCGTGATGCCGTATATAACCCTGATTCATCAGCCGCACCGTATGCAGAAATCATCGTCACAAAAAACCGATTTGGACAACTCGGAACGGTCTATCAGCTTTTCAAAAACGGTCACTTTCTCCCAACCGATCAGGATCAGGCGAGAGAGACATGCTCAGTTAAACAAAATACCTCAGGCCAGAAACGTTACGCCAAAGGCGCTGACGTTTAG
- a CDS encoding ACP phosphodiesterase — translation MNFLAHLHLATLADSSLLGNLMADFVRGNPQDSYADEIVAGIRLHRRVDSLTDSLPEVKQARQYFSDEFRRVSPITLDVLWDHYLARHWLQLVPDTPLQAFIDEAQSQIEPHLAQTPERFQNLNRYLWPERWMTRYAELPFIADVLHRMSVRRPKLAALSGSFQDIEQHYHQFETLFWQFYPRMMQLAKTQQL, via the coding sequence ATGAATTTTCTTGCCCACCTCCACCTGGCCACGCTGGCCGACAGCTCCCTATTAGGTAATCTGATGGCGGATTTCGTGCGCGGCAACCCGCAGGACAGCTACGCTGACGAGATCGTCGCGGGTATTCGTCTGCATCGTCGCGTTGATTCGCTGACCGACAGCCTGCCGGAAGTCAAACAGGCGCGTCAGTATTTCAGCGATGAATTCCGCCGCGTTTCGCCCATTACGTTGGATGTACTGTGGGATCACTATCTTGCGCGTCACTGGTTACAGCTGGTGCCGGACACGCCCTTGCAGGCCTTTATCGACGAGGCGCAATCACAAATCGAGCCGCATCTGGCGCAAACGCCGGAACGCTTTCAGAATCTGAATCGCTATCTGTGGCCGGAACGCTGGATGACCCGTTACGCAGAGCTGCCGTTTATCGCCGATGTGCTGCACAGAATGTCGGTACGCCGTCCGAAACTGGCTGCGCTGTCCGGCTCTTTTCAGGATATCGAGCAGCACTATCACCAATTTGAAACACTCTTCTGGCAGTTTTATCCACGGATGATGCAATTAGCAAAAACGCAGCAGCTGTAA
- the proY gene encoding proline-specific permease ProY, whose amino-acid sequence MEQPSSKLKRGLSTRHIRFIALGSAIGTGLFYGSASAIQMAGPSVLLAYLIGGVVAYIIMRALGEMSVHNPQSSSFSRYAQDYLGPLAGYITGWTYCFEMLIVAIADVTAFGIYMGVWFPAVPHWVWVLSVVLIIGAINLMNVKAFGELEFWLSFFKVATIIIMIVAGIGIIIWGIGNGGEPTGIHNLWSNGGFFSNGVMGMILSLQLVMFAYGGVEIIGITAGEAKDPQKSIPRAINSVPWRILVFYVGTLFVIMSIYPWNQVGTNGSPFVLTFQHMGITAAAGILNFVVITASLSAINSDVFGVGRMLHGMAEQGHAPKVFSRISKRGIPWVTVVVMMMALLVAVYLNYIMPGKVFLVIASLATFATVWVWIMILFSQIAFRRRLSKDEVKALAFPLRGGIATSVFGIIFLFFIIGLIGYFPDTRVSLYVGIIWIALLLVGYVWKKKRQNAVAAQN is encoded by the coding sequence ATGGAACAACCATCTTCCAAGCTCAAGCGTGGGTTAAGCACGCGGCATATTCGCTTTATCGCCCTTGGCTCAGCGATCGGAACCGGTCTTTTTTATGGTTCCGCGAGTGCGATCCAAATGGCTGGCCCCAGCGTGTTACTGGCTTATCTTATCGGTGGGGTTGTCGCGTATATCATCATGCGCGCCCTGGGTGAAATGTCGGTACACAACCCGCAGTCCAGTTCGTTTTCTCGCTATGCGCAAGATTACCTCGGGCCATTGGCGGGATATATCACCGGCTGGACCTACTGCTTTGAGATGCTGATTGTCGCCATTGCCGATGTGACCGCGTTTGGCATCTACATGGGTGTCTGGTTCCCTGCCGTGCCGCACTGGGTGTGGGTTCTGAGCGTGGTGCTTATCATCGGTGCCATTAACCTGATGAATGTGAAAGCTTTTGGTGAACTGGAGTTTTGGCTCTCTTTCTTCAAAGTCGCCACCATTATCATCATGATCGTGGCCGGGATCGGCATCATCATCTGGGGTATTGGCAACGGGGGGGAACCGACGGGGATCCACAACCTCTGGAGTAATGGCGGGTTCTTCAGTAACGGTGTGATGGGGATGATTCTGTCGCTGCAACTGGTGATGTTTGCGTATGGCGGCGTGGAGATTATCGGGATTACGGCCGGTGAGGCCAAAGACCCACAGAAGTCTATCCCTCGCGCGATTAACTCTGTGCCATGGCGTATTCTGGTGTTCTATGTCGGTACGCTGTTCGTCATTATGTCGATTTACCCGTGGAATCAGGTAGGCACCAACGGGAGCCCATTCGTGCTGACATTCCAGCATATGGGCATTACGGCAGCAGCAGGTATCCTGAATTTTGTTGTGATTACCGCGTCGCTGTCGGCGATTAACAGCGATGTCTTTGGCGTTGGCCGTATGCTGCACGGGATGGCGGAGCAGGGGCATGCACCGAAGGTGTTTAGCCGCATTTCCAAACGCGGCATACCGTGGGTAACGGTCGTTGTGATGATGATGGCGCTGCTGGTCGCGGTGTACCTGAACTACATTATGCCCGGTAAAGTTTTCCTGGTGATTGCTTCACTGGCAACCTTTGCGACGGTGTGGGTGTGGATCATGATTCTGTTCTCTCAGATTGCGTTCCGCCGCCGTCTGAGCAAGGATGAAGTGAAGGCGCTGGCGTTCCCACTGCGCGGCGGTATCGCGACCTCCGTGTTCGGTATTATCTTCCTGTTTTTCATCATCGGTCTGATTGGCTACTTCCCGGACACGCGTGTGTCGCTGTATGTCGGTATTATCTGGATAGCGCTGCTTTTAGTGGGCTATGTCTGGAAGAAGAAGCGTCAGAATGCGGTAGCGGCACAGAATTAA